AAGGTTATTCACCGCGCCGAAAGGAAGCCCATGGCTGAGTCCTCCATCGATCGCGCGGCCGTCGAAAAGGCCGCGAAACTCGCCCGCTTGGAAATTGAACCGACCGAAATCGAACAGCTCACGAAACAGCTGCAAAATGTTTTGGCGAACTTCGAAAAGGTCGCCCAAGTTCAAACCGACGGCGTCGAGCCCTTGGTGACGCCTTCGGATTTCGAGGCCCAGGTTCGTGCCGACGAAGTGAAAGTCGAGCTGAAGGCAGAGGACATCACCGCCAATGCTCCCGCGAAGCAAGGCAATCTGTTCGCGGTTCCCCCGGTCGTTTGATATTTTGAAATGAGGATGAAATGGATCTGTTAACGGCGGGCCTCGGCGAAATCGCGGGCGCGGTGAAAACCAAAAAAATCTCCGCGAAAGAAGTCTCGCAATTCTTCTTGGATCGGGCCCAGCGCCTGGACACGAAGCTGAACTCCTTCATCGGTTTGAATCCCGATCTGCTGCAACAAGCAGAGGCGGTGGATCAGCGTATCGCGAAGGGTGAAGACGTCGGACCGTTGGCGGGCGTCCCCTATGGAATCAAAGACATGTTTTGCACGAAGGGGCTGCGTACGACGGCGGGCTCGAAGATTCTTGAAAATTTCGTGCCCCCCTATGACGCCACGGTCGTCGCAAAAATCAAAGCGGCGGGCGGCTTGGTTCTGGGTAAACTCAATCAAGACGAATTTGCCATGGGCTCGTCGAACGAGACCTCGTTTTTCGGCAGCGTGAAAAACCCTTGGAACACCGATTACGTTCCTGGCGGTTCTTCGGGCGGTTCGGCCGCGGCGCAGGCGGCGCGTTTGTGCGCGGCAAGTTTGGGCACCGATACGGGTGGATCCATTCGTCAGCCCGCGAGTTTTTGCGGCATTGTGGGCGTGAAGCCCACCTATGGCCGCATCAGCCGGTACGGGATCATCGCCTATGCGTCTTCGCTGGATCAGGCCGGACCCATGGTGAACTCGGTTGCGGATGCGGCACTCAGTTTGGAAGTGCTGTGCGGTAAAGACGCGCGCGACATGACGACCGCGGACCACGAGGTGCCGGCGTTCTCGAAAAATATCAACCGTTCGTTGAAGGGTCTGAAAATCGGTTTGCAGAAAGAAGCGGTGCAAGCCGGCGGCCTGCATCCCGATGTGCAAAAGTCGGTGGATCAAGCCGTTGCCTTTCTGAAATCCGAAGGCGCCGAGATCGTCGAAGTCTCGATTCCGCTGACGGAAATGGCCGTGCCGGTGTACTATCTGGTCGCGACTTCCGAGGCGTCTTCGAACCTGGCCCGTTATGACGGCGTGAAGTACGGTTACCGCGCGGACTTTCCGAACCTCAGCGCCATCGACTTGGAAGAGTTCTATTCGAAAACGCGCGGTCAAGGTTTCGGCAAGGAAGTGAAACGCCGGATCGTCCTTGGGACCTTTTGCCTTTCGGCGGGATACTACGACGCCTACTACAACAAAGCCTGCCAAGTGCGCCGTTTGCTACGCGACCAATACTTGGCGGCGTTCAAAAATTGCGACGTCATCTTGTCGCCGGTTTCGACTTCGCCCGCTTTCAAATTGGGCGACCGGATTTCCAATCCGCTGACGATGTATTTGAACGACATCTTCACCGTTTCCACGAACCTGGCCGGGCTTCCCGGCATGAGCGTGCCCTTCGGGTTTTCGGGCGAAGGCTTGCCGATCGGCATTCAGCTGACGGCGGCGCATTTCGAAGAGCAGAAGATGTTGAACGTCGGCGCGGCCTTGGAAAGTGCGGCGCCCGACAAGAAGAAGGTGCCTCATGTCTATTAGGGGATTCGAACCGGTCATCGGGCTGGAAATTCATGCGCAGCTGAAGACGAAGTCGAAAATTTTCTCGACCGACCCGACCACCTTCGAGGCCGGAGACAACGAAAACACCAGCCCCGTCAGCGTGGGGATGCCCGGGACGTTGCCGGTGACGAACGCGGCCGCGATCGAGTGCTCGATCAAAGCGGGTCTGGCGTTGAACTGCGAAATCCGTAAACGGTCGGTGTTCGCGCGGAAAAACTATTTCTATCCCGATCTTCCGAAGGGCTACCAGATCTCGCAGTATGATCAGCCGATCTGCGAGCGCGGACAAGTGACGTTCAAAGTCGATGGCACCGTCAAGACGGTCAAAATCGAGCGCGCGCACATGGAAGAAGACGCGGGGAAGTCCACCCACTTGGGGGATATGACGCTCGTGAACTACAATCGCTCGGGCGTTCCTTTGCTCGAAATCGTTTCGGGTCCGGATATGCGTAGCCCGGCCGAAGCGGCGGAGTACGCGCGCACCGTGCGCCAGATTCTGCGCTATCTCAATGTTTGTGACGGCAATCTTGAGGAAGGTTCACTTCGTTGCGACTGCAACGTCAGCGTCCGTCCCGTCGGCCAAGAGAAATTGGGAACGAAGGTTGAAATCAAAAATATCAACTCGTTCCGTTTCGTCGAGAAGGCGATCGAATACGAAATCGAACGCCAGATCGATGCGGTCGAGCGCGGTGAAAAAATCATCCAAGAGACCCGCCTTTGGGATCCGGATAAGAACCGCACTTTCTCGATGCGCACCAAAGAGGACGCCCAGGACTATCGCTATTTCCCCGATCCCGATTTGCTGCCGGTCGTGGTGTCTTCGGCGATGATTGAAAAGTGCCGTGGCGAGCTGCCCGAGCTTCCGTTCGCGCGCATCGAGCGCTTTACGACGGCGCTCGGCCTACCGCCACAGGACGCGGAAGTGCTGACAACCGAGCGAGAGGTTGCAGACTACTTCGAGATCGTCGCCCGGGTTTGCGGAAATGCGAAAGCCGCGTCGAATTGGATCATGACGGAGCTGCTGCGTGAGTTGAATCAAGCGAACAAAACGATTTCGGATTCGCCGATCAAAGCGGAGGCGCTGGGCCAAATGATCGCGCTTGTCGAAAAGGGAACGATTTCGGGCAAGATCGGCAAAACCGTCTTTGCCGAGATGTGGGCCAGCGGAAAAGATCCGGAAACGGTCGTCAAAGAGAAAGGCCTGGTGCAGGTCAGTGACACCGGCGCGCTCACGAAAATCATCGACGAGGTCATCGCGGCGAATCCCGCGCAGGTCGCGGATTATCGCGGCGGCAAGGTGAAACTTTTCGGTTACTTTGTCGGCGCCGTGATGAAGGCGTCCAAAGGGCAAGCCAATCCGGATGTCGTGAATCAAATCCTGACCGAGAAGCTGAAAGGTTAGTTGCCTATGCGCATCGCCGCTTTGGATTTAGGATCGAATACTTTTTTGTGTTTGATTGCGGAAGGTGAACTTGTGGACGGAAGTCCGCGACTCAGCCGAATCCTGAGTGATGAAGTGCGTATGGTGCGACTGGGGCAAGATGTCGATCGTAACCGGCGCTTCCATCCCGACGCCCTCGCGCGGGCGGAAACCGCGCTCGCGGAGTTTCAAGAAACGATTCAGAAATTTCAACCGGACCGAATTTTGGCGATGGCGACTTCAGCCGCGCGCGATGTCGAAAACGCCGACGCGCTTTTCGATCTGGGGCGAAAGTACGGCATTCCGATCGAAGTCATCCCCGGCTCCCAAGAAGCGCAGATCACCTACGCGGGCGCGACGAGCGGCGGCGCCAGCGACACCCCGACCCTCGTCATCGACATCGGCGGGGGTTCCACGGAGTTCATTCGTGGTGTCGGCACCGAGATGGGCTGGGGACACAGCCTGGACCTGGGTTGCGTTCGTTTGAAAGAACGTTTGGGTTATCGCGAAACGCTGACGGTCGATCTTGAGCGCGAAGCGCGCGCCAGAATCCAGGAAGAGCTACGCTCACTTCCGGCGAAAGTCGGATTGAGCGACGAAGCGACGGACATGAGCGTCCAAAATATCCTCGCGGTCGCCGGGACCCCGACGGAACTCGCGCGCATGGAACTTGGGGCTTTCGATCCGGCGAAAATCGACGGCTTCACTTTCACGCGTGAAAGAATAGAAGAGTGGGTTCGTCGACTGGCTCCTCTGACCCCCACGCAAATTCACGAGCAGTTCCAAGTTTCCCCGGGCCGGGCCGATGTCTTGGTGTTGGGGCTTCTCATTTTAAGTGAAGCGATGACCTTTTTCGCGCGACCGAGCTTGCAAGTCTCGACTCGCGGAGTACGCTTTGGCGTGGCATTCGTCGCGCTGACACGGGGGTAAGATGCGTTTTTGGATTGGCCTGATTTCGATTGTCCTGACCTCGACCTTCGCCCACGCGGAAATCAAATTCCCGAAAGAAAAAATCAAACTGGGTGGCAAGACCATCACGGTCGAGGTCGCACGTTCCAACGAGCAGCTCGCGCATGGCCTGATGTACCGCACGCAGATGGGTGAAAATGACGGCATGATTTTCATTTTTCCCGACGTCGATACGCGGTCGTTTTGGATGAAGAACACCTTCATTCCTTTGAGTATCGGTTTCTTCGACGAAGACAAAATCCTGGTGGATATTCAGGACATGGAGGCCGTGAAATCTGAAATGGTCACGACTCCACCGTCTTATGTGAGCGCGAAGCCTGCGAAGTATGCGCTCGAGATGAATCGGGGTTGGTTCCTCAAAAATTCCATCAAAGTTGGCGCGAAGTTCGAGGGTCTGAGCGACACCAAAACTCCCCGGAAACGCCCGTAAATCGCGGGGACTTCCGTCTAGCTTTCGCACCGGACTGGACCTTTTGATCCTGGCATAGGTCTTTGCATCATGAATTTTTTATGTCTATGATGGACCAAAGAGACAGAAGGTCTCGTTAAAACTTCAAGGAAGAGTTTTATGAATAAACGCCTTGCGTTGCTACTGAGTGTTGTCGTCGCCTTTCATATGGGCGCTTGTACCTCGAATGATTCGAGGGACGACGAAGCCGCGGCCGAAGAATCCATGAGTGGAGAGGAATCGCTCGAAGACGTCGAGGGATTGGACGGTGATGCGGTCGCCGAAGATTCCACGTCGGGTGAGGAGTCCTTCGAGGAAGCTCCCGCGGACGGCGGTGACGCGATGGCGGATGCTGGCGCAAGCGGTGGCGACGAAGGCTTCTCGGAAGACGCCCTGAGTGACGATGGCGGCGCGGTCGCGGAAACTCCCCCCGGCGACGGTGGCTTCTCGGAAAGCGATATGGGTTCGGATACGGCCTTCGCGGATAGCGGTTCTACGGACACCGCAACCGTGACCGAGACTCCCCCGATGTCGGAAACTCCCCCCGTTTCGGAACCTCCTCCGGCGATGGACACATCCTCTTCGTATGATTCGGGCTCGAGCAGTGCGAGTACCGGTGGTGGTGGCGGCGGACGCAGCTATCCCGTCATTCCCGTGAAGAAGGTCGAAGGAGCCCCATTCGAACGCGATGGTGTGCTTTTGAACGCGGTCTACTTCGCCCGTCCCGGCGACACCTTCTCGAAAGTCGCGAAGATGATTTATCAGGACGGAAAGAAAACGAAAGAGCTGAAGAATGTGAATCCGGACACCATGCCGCGCGTGGGTGATCCCATTTACTACAATTCCCCGAATCGTCCCACCGACAACTCGGTCATGAAGGTTTACTACGAAGACGCGGGCATCCAGCCGAAAGTCTATCTGGCGAACGAAGGCGATGATCTGAAGAAAGTCTCGAAGAGCTTGTTGGGCTTCGATGGCGCGTGGAAAGAAGTTTGGGCTTCGAACTCGGTCGAGTCGAAGTCGAAGGTCCCCGCCGGCACCGAATTGAAATACTACTCGGATTCGGACAGCGAACTGGCTCCTCCCACGATGGCGCAAAATACGCCGCCGGTTCCGGAAACTCCGATGCCTCCCGCTCCCGACATGGATTCGGGTATGCCGCCGGCGCCGGATATGGGAATGCCCGGTGCGGACATGGGGATGCCTCCGGCTCCTGATATGGGAATGCCTCCGGATCAGATGGCCGATGTACCGCCGCCGCCGGACAATATGTTGCCGCCGCCGGATGCGGGTCCCGACGCGGGAATGGCGGGCATGAACGAGATGCCTCCGCCCGACATGATGCCTCCGCCGCCGCCGCCGCCCCCTCCTCCGCCTCCGGAGAACAACATGGCGCA
The window above is part of the Pseudobdellovibrionaceae bacterium genome. Proteins encoded here:
- the gatC gene encoding Asp-tRNA(Asn)/Glu-tRNA(Gln) amidotransferase subunit GatC — encoded protein: MAESSIDRAAVEKAAKLARLEIEPTEIEQLTKQLQNVLANFEKVAQVQTDGVEPLVTPSDFEAQVRADEVKVELKAEDITANAPAKQGNLFAVPPVV
- the gatA gene encoding Asp-tRNA(Asn)/Glu-tRNA(Gln) amidotransferase subunit GatA, producing MDLLTAGLGEIAGAVKTKKISAKEVSQFFLDRAQRLDTKLNSFIGLNPDLLQQAEAVDQRIAKGEDVGPLAGVPYGIKDMFCTKGLRTTAGSKILENFVPPYDATVVAKIKAAGGLVLGKLNQDEFAMGSSNETSFFGSVKNPWNTDYVPGGSSGGSAAAQAARLCAASLGTDTGGSIRQPASFCGIVGVKPTYGRISRYGIIAYASSLDQAGPMVNSVADAALSLEVLCGKDARDMTTADHEVPAFSKNINRSLKGLKIGLQKEAVQAGGLHPDVQKSVDQAVAFLKSEGAEIVEVSIPLTEMAVPVYYLVATSEASSNLARYDGVKYGYRADFPNLSAIDLEEFYSKTRGQGFGKEVKRRIVLGTFCLSAGYYDAYYNKACQVRRLLRDQYLAAFKNCDVILSPVSTSPAFKLGDRISNPLTMYLNDIFTVSTNLAGLPGMSVPFGFSGEGLPIGIQLTAAHFEEQKMLNVGAALESAAPDKKKVPHVY
- the gatB gene encoding Asp-tRNA(Asn)/Glu-tRNA(Gln) amidotransferase subunit GatB, with the translated sequence MSIRGFEPVIGLEIHAQLKTKSKIFSTDPTTFEAGDNENTSPVSVGMPGTLPVTNAAAIECSIKAGLALNCEIRKRSVFARKNYFYPDLPKGYQISQYDQPICERGQVTFKVDGTVKTVKIERAHMEEDAGKSTHLGDMTLVNYNRSGVPLLEIVSGPDMRSPAEAAEYARTVRQILRYLNVCDGNLEEGSLRCDCNVSVRPVGQEKLGTKVEIKNINSFRFVEKAIEYEIERQIDAVERGEKIIQETRLWDPDKNRTFSMRTKEDAQDYRYFPDPDLLPVVVSSAMIEKCRGELPELPFARIERFTTALGLPPQDAEVLTTEREVADYFEIVARVCGNAKAASNWIMTELLRELNQANKTISDSPIKAEALGQMIALVEKGTISGKIGKTVFAEMWASGKDPETVVKEKGLVQVSDTGALTKIIDEVIAANPAQVADYRGGKVKLFGYFVGAVMKASKGQANPDVVNQILTEKLKG
- a CDS encoding Ppx/GppA family phosphatase, with protein sequence MRIAALDLGSNTFLCLIAEGELVDGSPRLSRILSDEVRMVRLGQDVDRNRRFHPDALARAETALAEFQETIQKFQPDRILAMATSAARDVENADALFDLGRKYGIPIEVIPGSQEAQITYAGATSGGASDTPTLVIDIGGGSTEFIRGVGTEMGWGHSLDLGCVRLKERLGYRETLTVDLEREARARIQEELRSLPAKVGLSDEATDMSVQNILAVAGTPTELARMELGAFDPAKIDGFTFTRERIEEWVRRLAPLTPTQIHEQFQVSPGRADVLVLGLLILSEAMTFFARPSLQVSTRGVRFGVAFVALTRG
- a CDS encoding DUF192 domain-containing protein; protein product: MRFWIGLISIVLTSTFAHAEIKFPKEKIKLGGKTITVEVARSNEQLAHGLMYRTQMGENDGMIFIFPDVDTRSFWMKNTFIPLSIGFFDEDKILVDIQDMEAVKSEMVTTPPSYVSAKPAKYALEMNRGWFLKNSIKVGAKFEGLSDTKTPRKRP